Proteins from a genomic interval of Polaribacter sejongensis:
- a CDS encoding ABC transporter ATP-binding protein: MKLVIENLTKTYKNGVKPIDNLSIEIGTGMFGLLGPNGAGKSSLMRTIATLQSPDSGSITFGDINVLEDNMSLRKVLGYLPQSFGVYPKMSAEELLDYFATLKGISKKSERKAIVKEVLDITNLYEVRHKHVAGYSGGMKQRFGIAQLLLNNPKLIIVDEPTAGLDPAERHRFLNVLREVGSNCTVIFSTHIVEDVKELCNEMAILNGGRILKHSTPQKATEELENTIWTKIVEKDDLEENMKLYNVLSRNFNTDNTLNIRVHAEEKPSNDFVAATPQLDDVYFIALKQDEPELV, translated from the coding sequence ATGAAGTTAGTAATTGAAAATTTAACCAAAACATACAAAAACGGCGTAAAACCTATTGATAATTTAAGCATTGAAATAGGTACAGGAATGTTTGGTTTGTTAGGTCCAAATGGAGCAGGGAAATCTTCTTTAATGAGAACGATTGCAACATTACAAAGTCCAGATTCTGGTTCAATTACTTTTGGTGATATTAATGTTTTAGAAGACAACATGTCTTTACGTAAAGTTTTAGGGTATTTGCCACAATCTTTTGGAGTGTATCCTAAAATGTCTGCCGAAGAGTTGTTAGATTATTTTGCTACTTTAAAAGGAATATCAAAAAAATCTGAAAGAAAAGCAATTGTAAAAGAGGTTTTAGATATTACTAATTTATATGAAGTTAGACACAAACATGTTGCTGGGTATTCTGGCGGAATGAAGCAGCGTTTTGGTATTGCTCAATTGCTTTTAAACAATCCAAAATTAATTATTGTTGATGAGCCTACTGCTGGTTTAGATCCTGCAGAGAGACATCGTTTTTTAAATGTTTTAAGAGAGGTTGGTAGTAATTGTACGGTTATTTTTTCTACACATATTGTAGAAGATGTGAAAGAACTGTGTAATGAAATGGCTATTTTAAACGGAGGTAGAATTTTAAAACATTCTACACCACAAAAAGCAACAGAAGAATTAGAAAACACTATTTGGACAAAAATTGTAGAAAAAGACGATTTAGAAGAAAATATGAAATTGTACAATGTGTTGTCTAGAAATTTTAATACAGACAATACGTTAAATATCAGAGTGCATGCAGAAGAAAAACCTTCGAACGATTTTGTAGCGGCAACTCCGCAATTAGACGATGTGTATTTTATTGCATTAAAACAAGATGAGCCGGAACTGGTTTAA
- a CDS encoding DUF294 nucleotidyltransferase-like domain-containing protein, translating to MKNSIAERVYDFLKNYPPFNLLATKKILEIASQVSIIYLEKGKVIFNENDEIHKQFYIVRNGGISLYKNSNDKKALIDICDGGDIFGLRPLISKENYLLDAIANEESIVYAIPIEIFEAVSERSLKINKYLLTSFASNSFDPYTNEQNSNVFTDYIENDNLAYSNLHSVNYTKKPLTCTANATAKEAAIKMSNQKVGCIIVVDDACVPLGIITNSDLKNKIATGLFPVDTSVKEIMSSPVITQSKNLTVLDAQLQMIKQKVGHLCITVDGTSNSKLIGILTNHDVLASLGNNPTVILKEIKRAKKTKEIREIRNKANLLLKSYLEQNIPLSHISKIISEINDSVAIRVIEISLKKMTTPPPAKFTWLALGSQGRKEQLLYTDQDNAIIFEDVSKEQYTETKEYFLKLAGHITKSLHKIGYEYCPAEMMASNPKWCLSLSEWKDQFNEWIFNVDGEAILLSSIFFDFNAIYGEVSMARELTKSIFKTLNERTLLFTFLAKEAIASPSPLGFFKQFLVENNGDHKDSFNIKQRALMPLINAARLLTLSNNIFEINNTAHRFERLAEIEPQNKELYQSCSYAFKALLKFKTKQGILHNDSGKFIKLESLTKEEKLKLKRCFKPIREIQEVLTIKFNLSNMR from the coding sequence ATGAAAAATTCAATTGCAGAACGCGTTTACGATTTTTTAAAAAACTATCCGCCTTTCAACTTATTAGCGACTAAAAAAATATTAGAAATTGCTTCTCAAGTTTCTATCATCTATTTAGAAAAAGGAAAAGTTATTTTTAACGAGAATGATGAAATTCACAAACAATTTTACATTGTAAGAAATGGAGGAATTAGCTTGTACAAAAATTCTAATGACAAAAAAGCATTAATAGATATTTGTGATGGTGGAGATATTTTCGGTTTAAGACCTTTAATTAGTAAAGAAAACTATTTATTAGACGCCATTGCCAATGAAGAATCTATTGTGTACGCCATTCCTATTGAAATTTTTGAAGCAGTATCAGAAAGAAGTTTAAAAATTAATAAATACTTACTAACTTCTTTTGCTTCTAATTCTTTTGATCCTTATACAAACGAGCAAAACAGCAATGTTTTTACAGATTATATAGAAAATGACAATTTAGCTTATTCTAATTTACACTCTGTAAATTACACTAAAAAGCCATTAACCTGTACAGCGAATGCTACAGCAAAAGAAGCCGCTATAAAAATGAGCAATCAAAAAGTGGGTTGTATTATAGTAGTAGACGATGCCTGCGTTCCTTTAGGAATTATTACAAATAGCGATCTTAAAAACAAAATAGCTACAGGCCTATTTCCAGTAGACACCTCCGTAAAAGAAATCATGTCTTCTCCGGTAATTACACAATCTAAAAACCTTACTGTTTTAGACGCTCAGTTACAAATGATAAAGCAAAAGGTAGGTCATTTGTGTATTACTGTAGACGGAACGAGTAACTCTAAACTGATAGGAATTTTAACAAATCATGATGTTTTAGCTTCATTAGGAAATAACCCAACAGTAATTTTAAAAGAGATTAAACGTGCTAAAAAAACGAAAGAAATTCGTGAAATTAGAAACAAAGCAAACCTACTTTTAAAATCTTATTTAGAGCAAAATATACCGTTATCGCATATTTCTAAAATTATATCTGAAATAAATGATAGTGTAGCCATAAGAGTTATTGAGATTTCTTTAAAAAAAATGACAACGCCTCCGCCTGCTAAATTTACTTGGCTAGCATTAGGAAGTCAAGGTAGAAAAGAACAACTCTTATATACAGACCAAGACAATGCTATTATTTTTGAAGATGTTAGCAAAGAACAGTATACAGAAACGAAAGAATATTTTTTAAAACTAGCAGGTCATATTACAAAATCGCTACATAAAATTGGTTATGAATATTGCCCTGCAGAAATGATGGCAAGCAATCCTAAATGGTGTTTATCTTTATCTGAATGGAAAGATCAGTTTAACGAGTGGATTTTTAATGTTGATGGAGAAGCCATTTTATTATCGTCTATTTTCTTCGATTTTAACGCTATTTATGGTGAAGTTTCTATGGCAAGAGAACTAACCAAAAGCATTTTTAAAACATTGAATGAAAGAACTCTTTTATTTACTTTTTTAGCAAAAGAAGCTATTGCAAGTCCCTCTCCTCTAGGTTTTTTTAAACAATTTCTAGTAGAGAATAATGGAGACCATAAAGATTCTTTTAACATAAAACAAAGAGCTTTAATGCCTTTAATTAATGCCGCAAGACTTTTAACACTCTCTAATAATATTTTTGAAATTAACAATACTGCACACCGTTTTGAAAGATTAGCAGAAATAGAACCTCAGAATAAAGAGCTATACCAATCTTGTTCTTATGCTTTTAAAGCCCTGCTAAAATTTAAAACCAAACAAGGAATATTACACAACGATTCTGGTAAGTTTATTAAATTAGAGTCTTTAACAAAAGAAGAAAAGTTAAAACTAAAAAGATGCTTTAAACCCATTAGAGAAATTCAAGAAGTACTTACTATTAAATTTAACTTATCAAATATGAGATAA
- a CDS encoding NUDIX hydrolase: protein MDELIDILTPDGKPTGKTALKSEAHKNGWFHATVHIWLFTSDEKILLQKRALTKKVFPGLWDISVAGHIAAGETIIKSAKREVFEEIGLKIEEKDLIKIGTRIHQVSHANGIQDNEHHHVFIAELKVPMSTLTIQEEEVDAIKLFDLSTLKSTENLENVLLPRFHEYYCSVYNKIHQQIHKR, encoded by the coding sequence ATGGATGAACTCATAGACATTTTAACTCCTGATGGAAAACCTACAGGAAAAACGGCTTTAAAATCTGAAGCCCATAAAAACGGGTGGTTTCATGCAACTGTTCATATTTGGCTTTTTACTTCGGATGAAAAAATACTACTTCAAAAAAGAGCATTGACCAAAAAAGTATTTCCAGGCTTATGGGATATTTCTGTTGCAGGACATATTGCTGCCGGAGAAACTATTATTAAATCAGCAAAAAGAGAAGTTTTTGAGGAAATCGGACTTAAAATAGAAGAAAAAGACCTCATCAAAATTGGTACAAGGATTCATCAAGTTTCTCATGCAAACGGAATTCAAGATAACGAGCATCATCATGTTTTTATCGCGGAATTAAAAGTTCCGATGTCAACATTAACCATTCAAGAAGAAGAAGTTGATGCTATCAAATTATTTGATTTATCAACTTTAAAAAGCACAGAAAACCTGGAAAATGTTTTACTACCTAGATTTCATGAGTATTACTGTTCGGTTTATAACAAAATTCATCAACAAATACATAAAAGATGA
- a CDS encoding M42 family metallopeptidase, which yields MAQKSILNKASLTFLEKYLNNAAPTGYEWEGQKIWMDYLKPYVDTFITDTYGSAVGVINPDAKYKVVIEGHADEISWYVNYISDNGLIYVIRNGGSDHQIAPSKIVNIHTKNGIVKGVFGWPAIHTRDKANEQAPKPDNIFIDTGCATKAEVEALGVHVGCVITYPDEFHILNGDKFVCRALDNRMGGFMIAEVARLLKENKKELPFGLYITNSVQEEIGLRGAEMITQTIKPNVAIVTDVTHDTTTPMIEQKTAGLLELGKGPVIAYAPAVQQKLRDLITETAEAKEIPFQRSALSRATGTDTDAFAYSNGGVASALISLPLRYMHTTVEMVHRDDVENVIKMIYETLLNIKGGETFSYFE from the coding sequence ATGGCACAAAAATCAATTTTAAATAAAGCGTCACTTACATTTTTAGAAAAATACTTAAATAATGCTGCACCAACCGGGTACGAATGGGAAGGTCAGAAAATTTGGATGGACTACCTAAAACCGTATGTAGACACATTTATTACAGATACTTATGGTTCTGCAGTAGGTGTTATAAACCCAGATGCAAAATACAAAGTAGTTATTGAAGGACATGCAGATGAAATTTCTTGGTATGTAAATTACATTTCTGATAACGGATTGATTTACGTAATTAGAAACGGAGGATCAGATCATCAAATTGCACCAAGTAAAATTGTAAACATTCATACTAAAAACGGAATTGTAAAAGGTGTTTTTGGATGGCCAGCAATTCATACAAGAGACAAAGCAAATGAGCAAGCACCAAAACCAGACAATATTTTTATTGATACAGGTTGTGCAACAAAAGCAGAAGTAGAAGCTTTAGGCGTTCATGTTGGTTGTGTAATTACCTACCCAGATGAATTTCATATCTTAAACGGAGACAAATTTGTTTGTAGAGCATTAGACAACAGAATGGGTGGTTTTATGATTGCCGAAGTAGCTCGTTTATTGAAAGAAAATAAAAAAGAATTACCATTCGGATTGTACATTACAAACTCTGTACAGGAAGAAATTGGTTTACGTGGTGCAGAAATGATTACACAAACCATTAAGCCAAATGTGGCAATTGTTACCGATGTAACACACGATACAACTACACCAATGATCGAGCAAAAAACTGCTGGTCTTTTAGAATTAGGTAAAGGTCCGGTTATTGCTTATGCACCAGCTGTTCAACAAAAATTACGTGATTTAATTACTGAAACTGCCGAAGCAAAAGAAATTCCTTTTCAACGTTCTGCACTTTCTAGAGCAACAGGTACAGATACAGATGCTTTTGCTTATAGCAACGGAGGTGTTGCCTCTGCCCTAATTTCTTTACCGTTACGTTACATGCACACTACTGTAGAAATGGTACACAGAGATGATGTAGAAAATGTAATCAAAATGATTTATGAAACATTATTGAATATTAAAGGAGGAGAAACTTTTTCTTATTTTGAATAA